In one Paramisgurnus dabryanus chromosome 21, PD_genome_1.1, whole genome shotgun sequence genomic region, the following are encoded:
- the sla2b gene encoding src-like-adapter 2 isoform X1, with amino-acid sequence MGSRPSKDRRGSNAHAAPLDTEESTSTLSLDGGRCVVVSLYDYPSRGPGNCAIKVGERLNILSDEGEWWKVSSSATGNESYIPSNYTAKVYNRWQFVGLSKQKAEELLLLPHNQPGSFLIRESETFPGNHTLSVRRNSSQERASVKHYRISCIDNGWVYISPGLTFRTLADLVAHYSEVSNGLCCTLGEPCFIIGSNNVPVVNGPPPVAIRRPTINWKDVNSSMIFGQGKDGAEECVVSDGLKEAINSYLYMTDNCEDCCQIWDT; translated from the exons ATGGGCAGTCGTCCCAGTAAAGATCGGCGCGGGTCCAACGCGCATGCGGCCCCTTTGGACACAGAAGAGAGCACCAGCACGCTGTCTTTGG ATGGTGGTAGATGTGTGGTGGTGTCCCTGTACGACTATCCGTCCAGAGGTCCGGGTAACTGTGCTATTAAAGTGGGAGAGAGGCTGAACATTTTGTCAGA TGAAGGTGAATGGTGGAAAGTGAGTTCTTCAGCCACAGGAAACgagagctacatccccagcaaTTACACTGCCAAAGTGTACAACAG GTGGCAGTTTGTAGGTCTGAGCAAACAGAAAGCAGAAGAGCTGCTGCTGCTTCCTCATAATCAACCCGGCTCTTTTCTCATCAGAGAAAGTGAGACCTTTCCAG GTAACCACACTCTGTCGGTGCGTAGGAACAGCTCACAGGAACGCGCTTCTGTCAAACACTACCGTATCAGCTGTATTGACAATGGATGGGTGTACATCTCTCCTGGACTAACTTTCAGAACCCTTGCAGACCTGGTTGCACACTATTCAG AAGTATCGAACGGGTTGTGCTGTACACTGGGTGAACCCTGCTTCATCATCGGATCCAATAAtgttcccgtggtaaacggtcCTCCTCCTGTTGCTATCAGGAGACCAACAATAAACTGGAAAGATGTGAACAG ctccatgATCTTCGGACAAGGTAAAGATGGTGCCGAAGAGTGTGTGGTGAGCGACGGTTTAAAGGAGGCGATTAACTCTTACCTCTACATGACGGACAATTGCGAGGACTGCTGCCAAATTTGGGACACATGA
- the exosc10 gene encoding exosome complex component 10 — translation MAASSSSAATTKPNDHCASAGETEPESEFCPGFKDVDAFVKHGLGTVVAATKSSAALPQAGDEFDLYRSFPAFQEFCASQGDRLLHCMSQIMQHHGCRSHMRDRNKLTGLEDRFDLVVDSNDAILEKVGILLDEASGVNRTQQPVMPVGYQPPKIVVSSWNRKGGNRSTETFHLLHAKNIQRPQLKFKEKVDNTNTPFVSKIFIKPNALKPLPSYFTDKHVRKERPEDLDVPAALADFIHQQRTQEHVDDMFSHPYQYELDHLVMPESLNSKPDPQMFKPIAESSCQFIDTLEDLVALNEKLAKTSEFAVDLEHHSYRSFLGITCLMQISTREEDFIIDTLQLRSEMYILNETFTDPTIVKVFHGADSDIEWLQKDFGLYVVNMFDTHHAARSLNLGRNSLDHLLKVFCDVESDKRYQLADWRIRPLPNEMLNYAQADTHYLLYVYDRVRADLYDAGNGQPTLIQQVWSKSRDLSLKKFVKPIFTEDSYMELYRKQKRSFNTQQLAGFRMLYAWRDKLARDEDESTGYILPNHMMMKIAEELPKEPQGIIACCNPTPPLVRQQINELHQFMKQAREIPLLKAETVAEKRTPITPKRRPQPLLFGPHDTSRSSESDVLDLSAIETPTKPGVLFSEEEENVDENLKPLHGLTAPPQISLFVEDQEGPGTAHLTVAQQKAHSIMESFENPFRMYLPSKDIHISKNAKYDPSSKIYEIRNRWKLQSIEQQKKDVQAKQEAKEQAKKAREERKKEKQSYQETVQNVHSVRQQVMEAKQTGQKRERVSSDVCEESPKTNTKVSKTDTEKTETDPSRTPAPKKHKAKALQDPQVSKQDFKPFDYSQTNMKIFDGKSKESSQFDPNRPAHDSKQKKNPRRQKQGSVGGRSMSYVPKTSERGFRHNWPKR, via the exons ATGGCTGCCTCCTCGAGTAGTGCTGCCACTACTAAACCCAACGATCATTGTGCATCAGCCGGAGAAACAGAGCCAGAATCAGAGTTTTGTCCAGGTTTTAAAGATGTCGATGCATTTGTCAAG CACGGACTGGGAACTGTGGTCGCTGCCACTAAATCGAGTGCGGCTCTTCCACAGGCCGGAGATGAGTTTGATCTTTACCGCAGTTTCCCTGCCTTTCAAGAGTTTTGCGCTTCACAGGGTGATCGACTTTTACACTG TATGAGCCAGATCATGCAACACCATGGCTGTAGATCTCACATGAGAGACAGGAATAAACTAACAGGTCTTGAGGACAGATTTGACCTGGTTGTGGATTCAAATGATGCCATTCTTGAGAAAGTG GGGATTCTCCTGGATGAAGCTTCTGGTGTGAATCGCACACAACAGCCTGTGATGCCTGTGGGATATCAGCCACCCAAGATTGTTGTGTCTAGTTGGAATCGCAAG GGAGGAAATCGGAGCACTGAAACCTTTCACCTTCTACATGCCAAAAACATTCAACGTCCACAGCTGAAGTTCAAGGAGAAAGTGGATAACACCAACACTCCATTCGTCTCCAAAATCTTCATCAAACCCAATGCTTTGAAACCTTTGCCCTCTT ATTTTACAGACAAACACGTTCGTAAGGAAAGACCAGAGGATTTAGATGTTCCTGCTGCGCTGGCAGATTTCATCCATCAGCAGAGAACTCAAGAGCATGTGGATGATAT GTTTTCTCACCCCTACCAGTATGAATTGGATCATCTGGTTATGCCAGAAAGCCTCAATTCGAAACCTGATCCACAG ATGTTTAAACCAATTGCTGAGAGCAGCTGTCAGTTTATTGACACGCTGGAGGATCTCGTTGCTTTGAATGAGAAGTTGGCCAAGACGTCCGAGTTTGCTGTGGATTTGGAG CATCATTCCTACAGAAGTTTCCTAGGAATCACGTGCCTGATGCAGATATCCACCCGCGAGGAGGATTTCATCATAGACACGCTGCAACTGCGCAGTGAAATGTACATCTTAAACGAAACATTCACCGACCCAACCATTGTGAAG GTGTTTCATGGGGCTGACTCGGACATCGAGTGGCTTCAGAAGGACTTCGGACTCTACGTGGTCAACATGTTTGACACCCATCATGCTGCTCGTAGCCTGAACCTCGGCAGAAACTCCCTCGATCATCTCCTGAAGGTCTTCTGCGACGTGGAATCGGATAAACGCTACCAGCTGGCCGACTGGAGAATAAG GCCTTTGCCAAATGAGATGTTGAATTATGCTCAGGCAGACACTCACTATCTTCTGTACGTGTATGATCGAGTACGGGCCGACCTTTATGATGCAGGCAACGGACAGCCCACCCTCATTCAGCAAGTCTGGTCTAAAAGCAGAGACCTTTCACTGAAG AAATTTGTGAAGCCGATCTTTACGGAGGACTCTTATATGGAGCTGTACCGTAAACAGAAGAGGAGTTTCAACACACAGCAGCTAGCGGGCTTCAGAATGCTGTACGCCTGGAGAGATAAACTGGCACGAGATGAAGACGAGAGCACAGG ATACATCTTACCAAACCATATGATGAtgaagatcgctgaagaacttCCAAA AGAACCTCAGGGTATCATCGCTTGCTGTAACCCAACACCACCTCTAGTGCGGCAACAGATCAATGAACTTCATCAGTTTATGAAACAAGCTCGAGAAATTCCTCTTCTGAAG GCAGAGACAGTTGCAGAAAAAAGGACCCCAATTACGCCAAAAAGAAGG CCCCAGCCTTTATTATTTGGACCCCATGACACGTCCCGCTCATCTGAAAGTGATGTCCTGGACCTCTCTGCGATCG aaACCCCGACCAAACCAGGAGTTTTGTTTTCAGAGGAGGAGGAGAACGTGGATGAAAACTTGAAACCACTACACGGCCTTACAGCTCCACCACAAATCAGTCTCTTTGTG GAGGATCAGGAGGGTCCGGGCACCGCTCACCTGACAGTAGCACAACAGAAAGCACACAGCATCATGGAGTCCTTTGAGAACCCTTTTCGAATG TATTTACCATCAAAGGACATTCACATATCAAAGAATGCCAAATATGATCCATCATCAAAGATTTATGAG attCGTAACAGGTGGAAGTTACAGAGTATTGAGCAGCAAAAGAAGGACGTTCAAGCAAAGCAGGAGGCTAAAGAACAGGCAAAGAAAGCTCGAG AAGAGCGAAAGAAGGAAAAGCAGAGCTATCAGGAGACGGTGCAAAACGTCCATAGCGTCAGGCAGCAAGTAATG GAAGCAAAGCAGACCGGGCAAAAGAGAGAGCGAGTAAGCAGTGATGTATGTGAAGAGAGtcctaaaacaaacacaaaagtctCAAAGACAGATACTGAGAAAACCGAGACCGATCCGTCCCGGACACCTGCTCCAAAAAAACACAAAGCCAAAGCTCTCCAAGACCCTCAAGTCTCCAAACAGGACTTTAAACCTTTTGACTACAGTCAGACCAATATGAAAATATTTGACG GCAAATCAAAGGAGAGTTCACAGTTTGATCCAAACAGACCAGCGCATGATTCCAAGCAGAAG AAAAACCCCAGAAGACAAAAGCAAGGCTCTGTAGGTGGCAGGAGTATGTCTTATGTACCCAAAACATCAGAGAG AGGTTTTCGTCATAACTGGCCCAAGAGATAA
- the sla2b gene encoding src-like-adapter 2 isoform X2: MGSRPSKDRRGSNAHAAPLDTEESTSTLSLDGGRCVVVSLYDYPSRGPGNCAIKVGERLNILSDEGEWWKVSSSATGNESYIPSNYTAKVYNRWQFVGLSKQKAEELLLLPHNQPGSFLIRESETFPGNHTLSVRRNSSQERASVKHYRISCIDNGWVYISPGLTFRTLADLVAHYSVSNGLCCTLGEPCFIIGSNNVPVVNGPPPVAIRRPTINWKDVNSSMIFGQGKDGAEECVVSDGLKEAINSYLYMTDNCEDCCQIWDT, translated from the exons ATGGGCAGTCGTCCCAGTAAAGATCGGCGCGGGTCCAACGCGCATGCGGCCCCTTTGGACACAGAAGAGAGCACCAGCACGCTGTCTTTGG ATGGTGGTAGATGTGTGGTGGTGTCCCTGTACGACTATCCGTCCAGAGGTCCGGGTAACTGTGCTATTAAAGTGGGAGAGAGGCTGAACATTTTGTCAGA TGAAGGTGAATGGTGGAAAGTGAGTTCTTCAGCCACAGGAAACgagagctacatccccagcaaTTACACTGCCAAAGTGTACAACAG GTGGCAGTTTGTAGGTCTGAGCAAACAGAAAGCAGAAGAGCTGCTGCTGCTTCCTCATAATCAACCCGGCTCTTTTCTCATCAGAGAAAGTGAGACCTTTCCAG GTAACCACACTCTGTCGGTGCGTAGGAACAGCTCACAGGAACGCGCTTCTGTCAAACACTACCGTATCAGCTGTATTGACAATGGATGGGTGTACATCTCTCCTGGACTAACTTTCAGAACCCTTGCAGACCTGGTTGCACACTATTCAG TATCGAACGGGTTGTGCTGTACACTGGGTGAACCCTGCTTCATCATCGGATCCAATAAtgttcccgtggtaaacggtcCTCCTCCTGTTGCTATCAGGAGACCAACAATAAACTGGAAAGATGTGAACAG ctccatgATCTTCGGACAAGGTAAAGATGGTGCCGAAGAGTGTGTGGTGAGCGACGGTTTAAAGGAGGCGATTAACTCTTACCTCTACATGACGGACAATTGCGAGGACTGCTGCCAAATTTGGGACACATGA
- the gss gene encoding glutathione synthetase, which translates to MSAIWEEVPRDENLIKHLQEIAKDTALLHGVLMRTKESPNSPEVVSYAPFTLFPTRVPRTVFNQALAVQTHFNRLVDQVSQDPAFLEETLASTIKVDDFTARLFSIYREVRRESQLQKVVLGLNRSDYMLDQSPDGRTSLKQIEINTIAASFGGLASRTPDVHRHILKVANQLEERNQILDNNPAEGLVRGLAKAWELYGSERAVVMFLVEEVQRNIYDHRYVENELWKKNIPVIRRQFEDVCRTGSLDQSRKLFVDGREIAVVYFRNGYMPQNYTSEQSWDARLMMERSLAVKCPDISTHLAGTKKVQQELARPGVLERFFPDEPETVAQIRATFAGLYTLDMGEEGDKTVAMALANPDRYVLKPQREGGGNNIYGQEICEVLEKLKDSRERSAYILMDKIQPIPVQNYLLRPGDPIRLKSCLSELGVFGAYVRKGKDMLFNECVGHLLRTKSSEYADGGVAAGVAVLDNPLLF; encoded by the exons ATGTCTGCAATATGGGAGGAAGTCCCGAGAGATGAAAATCTGATCAAACATCTTCAGGAGATTGCTAAAGACACAGCACTTTTACATGGAGTGTTGATGCGGACCAAAGAATCTCCAAACTCACCTGAG GTGGTGAGTTATGCACCGTTCACATTGTTTCCCACACGAGTGCCCAGGACTGTTTTTAATCAGGCACTGGCAgtgcaaacacattttaatcGTCTGGTGGACCAGGTCAGTCAGGACCCTGCGTTTTTAGAGGAAACTCTGGCAAG CACCATCAAAGTTGATGATTTTACAGCCAGACTTTTTAGCATATACAGAGAAGTTCGACGGGAAAGTCAACTCCAG AAGGTAGTTCTGGGTCTAAATCGCTCAGACTACATGTTAGACCAGAGTCCAGATGGTAGGACGTCCCTAAAGCAGATTGAAATCAACACCATTGCTGCAAGTTTTGGTGGTCTTGCTTCACGGACACCAGATGTCCATCG TCACATTCTGAAGGTTGCAAACCAGTTAGAGGAACGAAATCAAATTCTGGACAACAATCCAGCAGAAGGTTTGGTGAGAGGTTTGGCAAAGGCCTGGGAGCTCTATGGATCTGAGAG AGCAGTGGTGATGTTTCTGGTTGAGGAAGTCCAGAGGAACATTTATGACCACCGATATGTAGAAAATGAGCTGTGGAAAAA AAACATTCCTGTTATCAGAAGACAGTTTGAAGATGTTTGCAGAACTGGATCTCTAGACCAAAGCAGGAAACTTTTTGT AGATGGCAGAGAGATTGCTGTCGTTTATTTCCGTAACGGATACATGCCTCAAAACTACACATCAGAGCAG AGTTGGGACGCACGTCTGATGATGGAGCGCTCTCTGGCTGTGAAATGTCCAGACATCAGCACCCACCTTGCTGGTACCAAGAAGGTCCAGCAGGAGCTGGCCCGACCAGGGGTACTAGAGCGCTTCTTCCCTGATGAACCCGAAACAGTTGCTCAGATCCGGGCCACTTTTGCTGGACTGTACACCTTGGACATG GGAGAAGAGGGAGATAAAACAGTGGCAATGGCTTTAGCCAATCCTGATCGATATGTGCTTAAACCTCAGAGGGAGGGGGGTG GTAATAACATATATGGCCAGGAAATCTGTGAGGTGCTGGAGAAGTTAAAGGACTCAAGAGAAAGATCTGCATATATCCTAATGGACAAGATCCAGCCTATCCCAGTGCAGAACTACCTGCTCCGGCCAGGAGATCCTATCAGACTCAAATCCTGTCTGAGTGAGCTGGGTGTGTTTGGAGCGTACGTCAG GAAAGGCAAAGACATGCTGTTTAATGAATGTGTGGGACATTTGCTGAGGACCAAGAGCTCTGAATATGCAGACGGTGGTGTGGCTGCAGGAGTTGCCGTTTTGGACAACCCACTGCTTTTCTGA